GCCTGTTTGAATGGGAGCGTTTCGTGCGCTCGGTGAGCGACTACGACACCGGGCTGGTTGATCGCCACCTGCGCGCCATTCTGAAGCATCGGGTGGTGTGATCTGATGGCGGGCGCCCCCGATTCCCGCGATTGGCTGGAGCGCGTGCTCGGCTTGTCGGTCGCGGATCAGGCGCGCGCGCGGCGTCTGGCGGCTGAATCCGGGGAACGCCTGTCCCGCGCGCTGCGGCGTCTGGGCGCGGCGTCCGATGCTGCGATCGCGGACGCGCTGGCGGCCCATTGCGGGCTTGAACGCGTGCACGCTGAGGCCTTTCCGCCCTCACCGCCGCCCGCAGGCGGCGCCGCGCCGCGCTTTCTGGCCGAGGTGCTGGCGGCGCCGATCCTGGAGGACGAGACGACGATCACCCTGGCCGTCGCAGACCCGACCGATCCGGCCGGCGCCGACGGGGTCCGGTTGGCGTCGGGCAAGCAGGTCCTGCTCAAAGTCGCCAGCGTCGCCGATATTGAAGCGGCTCATGCCCGCTGGCGCGGCGCCGATCCGGGCGGCGGGCTGCAATCGGCCATTGCGGCCGCAGCCGGCGAGAGCGAGGCGGATACCGACCAGCTCAAGGATATCGCCAGCCAGGCGCCCGTGGTGCGTCTGGTGTCGGACATTGTTGCCGAGGCCCAGGAACGGCGCGCTTCCGACATCCATATCGAACCGTTCCGGGACCGGTTGCGCCTGCGCTTCAGAATTGACGGCGTCCTGCATGACCGGCCTGCGCCGCCTCCCGGTCTGGCGCGACTGGTCGCCAGCCGGATCAAGATTCTGGCCGGGTTGGACATCGCCGAACGCCGCCGTCCTCAGGATGGCCGCGCGCGCCTGACCCTGGGCGGGCGGGCGATCGACCTGCGCGTCGCCACGGCTCCGACCGCCCATGGCGAAAGTGTCGTTATCCGCCTTTTGGAAGACCGCGACAGTGAAGTGAAGCTGGATGATCTCGGCCTCACGCCAGGACACCGGCCGGTGTTCGAGCGGCAGCTTGATGCGCCCTATGGCCTGATCCTTGTGTCCGGACCGACCGGATCGGGCAAGACCACAACGCTGGCTGCGGCGCTGGACCGGCTGAATGTTCCCGGCCGCAAACTGGTTTCGATTGAAGACCCGGTCGAGTACCAGATCGACGGGGTCAACCAGATCGCCGTCAATCCCGTGATCGGGCTGACCTTCGCCACGGCGCTGCGCTCGGTGCTGCGCCATGACCCGGATGTCATTGTGGTGGGGGAGCTGCGCGACCGCGAGACGGCAGAGATCGCTGTCAACGCCGCGCTCACAGGACATCTCGTGCTCGCCACGATCCACGCGAACACAGCGGCTGGCGCGGGGCCGCGTCTTATCGATATGGGCGTGGATCCGTCGCTTCTGCGCTCGACCTTGCGCCTGCTGATCGCCCAGCGTCTGGTCCGCGTGCTGTGCACGTCGTGCAAAGTCGAGGTGGAGCCGCCCAAGGGATTGAGGCGCGCTTTCGACGCTGCGGGCTGTCCGTCCTGCTCGCAGACCGGCTATCGCGGACGGGTCGGCGTATTTGAATTCATAGAGACGGGCGCCGACGTCCGCGAGCTTTTGCGTGATGGCGTTTCGGCGGGCGAGATTGAGCGTGCGGCCAGGGCGGCCGGCGCAAGCTCGATACTGGATGATGCGCGGGCCAAGATCGAGGCTGGAATCACCAGTCCAGCCGAAGTTTTCCGCGTTCTGGGCGAGGTTTGATCGCGATGCCGGTTTATGCGGTCAAGGCGGTGAGGCCGGACGGAACCGAGGAAACCGCCCGGATCGAGGCGGCTGATGAAGCGGCGGCGGTCGCCGCCGCGGCGTCAGCCGGTCTGACGCCGTTCAATGTCGCCCTCGCCACCGCGAGGCCCGTGGCGCGTACGACGTCTCGCGACCGCAAGCTCGCCACCCGGGTCGCGCGCGAATTATCTGTTCTGACAGCTGCGGGACTCAGCGTGGAGCCGGCGCTTGCGGCGTTGACGCGCCATGCCGGGGACCGGCGGCTTAAAGCCGCTGCGACAGGTCTCTTGGACGATGTGCGCGGCGGTGCGGCCCTGTCCGAGGCGTTCAGCGCGCGTCCCGGGCTGTTCCCCCCGCCCTTTCCCGAAATTGCGGAAGCCGGAGAGGCGGGCGGGGCATTGGGCCGGGCGCTGGGCGAGCTCGCAGATTCGCGCGAGGAGATGGAGGCGGTGTCCGCTTCGATTCGCGGTTCGCTGATCTACCCGGCCTTCCTGCTGGTGTTCACCGGCCTGTCTGTGACGGCCCTGATTGTCTTCATCCTGCCACCGTTCGAGCGCCTGTTCATCGATATGGGCGCTCCGGTCCCGCCTCTAGCGGCCACCGTGTTCGCCATCGCTGGCGGATTGACGGCCTATGCGCCCGTCTTGCTGGCGGCGGCGGTCCTTGGCGTCCTGGCGCTGCGTGCTGGCCTGTCCCGGCCGCGGGTGCGCCTGGCGCTCGATCGCTGGCTGATCACTACGCCGGTCATTCGGCTGGCCACGCGCATGATGGTGGCTGCCCAGTTCTGCCGGGTGCTCGCGCTTTTGCTGCGCAATGGGTTGTCCGCCGCACCTGCGCTGCGGCTGGCTGCGCGGGCGGCCGGCAATACCTGGGCGGTCCATCGCCTCACCGAGGCTCTCGCAGAGGTGCGGGCAGGGCGCGGGTTCGCCGAGCGGATCGAGGCCAGCGATGTGCTGCCCATGCTCGCCGCCGAACTGCTATCGGTGGGCGAGGAGGTGGGTGATCTCGCGCCGGCTGCGGAACGCCTTGCGCGCTTCTATGAAACACGCGTTCAGAATGATGCGCGCCGCGCCGCACAACTGATCGGACCTCTGGTCATCATCCTGGCCGGTCTTGTCATCGGCGCCGTTATCGTATCGATTCTGCTGGCGTTGGTGAGTGTCAGCGCCGTGAGCTTCTGAAGGAGCCGACATGAACAAGCATCATCGCCGGCGCGCCCGGCGCGCACGAGCCGGCTTCACGCTGACCGAGCTTATGGTTGTGTTGCTTATCCTGGCGCTCCTGATCGCCCTGGTGACGCCCAACATCATTCGCTATGTCGGCCGCGCCCGGGTCCAGGCCGCCGAGGCGCAGATGGCCAATTTCGCCAGCGCCCTGGAAATGTACCGCCTGGAGGTCGGGCAATATCCCAACGCCGCCGCCGGACTGGGGGCGCTGATTTCCGCTCCGTCGGATGCGCGTAACTGGGCCGGACCATATCTTCCCGGCGGGCGCATTCCGGATGATCCTTGGGGGAACCCCTATGTTTACGAGCGCGCCTCGATGGACTGCTTCGTCATCCGCTCCTACGGGCGCGACGGCGTCGCTGGCGGAACGGGAGAAGATGAAGATATCGCGCGCAGCGCCTGCTAGGGAGCACCGCCGCAGCGGCTATACCCTGATCGAGCTGACGGTGGTGCTGGCGATTGTCGCGCTCATCGTCGCGCTGGTCGCGCCCAGACTTTTCATGCCGTCCAGCGCGGCCGAGATACGCAAGGCGGCATCAATGATCGACACCGCGGCGCGTATGGCCCGGGCCGACGCGCGCATGAGCGGCCGTGACGCCCTCGTAATCATCGATCTGGACGCGCACACCGTAGAAGTCGCCCCGCGCGGACAGGTCAGGGCCTTGCCTGGCGCCGTCGAAATCGAGGCCCGGGTCGCCGATTCAGAACTGGTTGGCAGGCGGGCAGCGGTGCGGTTCCTGCCGGACGGCGGCGCCACCGGCGGCCGTTTCGACATCGAGCACGGGCGCATGCGCGGCTCGGTGAATGTCGACTGGATCACCGGAAAGGTTGGACATGCGCCCGCTGAGCAGACGCAATAGGTCCGGCTTCACGCTGGTTGAAGCGCTGGTGGCGATGCTCGTCGCGGCGGCCGGATTCGTGGCCATCTATCAGATCTATGCCAATGCCGCGCGCAGCGAGCGCGCCGCCACCGAGGTGGCTCAGGGCGTGCGTCTGGCCGAAGCGTTGCTGGCGCAGGTCCAGCTCGCCGCCGGAGACGCTCAAGACGGAGAGACCGATGGCTGGCGCTGGCGGGTCCATGCATCGCCGGCTCCGGCTCCCTATGAGCGCCAACTGCTGAACCTGGAGGCCGAGGTGCTGGCGCCATCGGGACGCCGGATTTCACTGGCCGTGGAGCGCGCCGCCACCACGCAGGCGCCGCAATGATAAAAGCGCATCCTGGCTCAACGCGTGCGGGCCTGACACTGGCCGAGCTGCTGGTTGCGCTGTTTGTCAGCGCGCTTGCTCTGGGCATCTGCGCTGAGGGCGTGCGCCGGGCGCTCACGATGCATGGCGCCATTGAACGTGGCCGTATTGAGCGCGAGGCGGTTTCCGCCGGGCTGGGCGCGGCGCGCGAGCGGCTGGAGCGGGCTGTGCCGTTGACGGGGCCAGGCCCGGCAGCTGATTCATCGCGTCTGGCGCTGTTTCATGGCGTGGCTGATGGGCTGATTTTTGTCGCGGCGGACCCGGGCTATCCATCCACCGCCGGGCTGTATGAGTACCGCATCACCGTTGAGTCCGCCGACGGGCTGCTGACGCTCACCCTGACGCGCCGTCCTCTGCTCGATGTGGCCGGGTTCAACGAAGACGGCAGCGATCGCGAGACCTGGCCGCTGGCCGTCATCCATTCAGCGGCCCGCTTTGCGTACGCCGGACCGGATCTCGCCTGGCGTGAGGAATGGCGTGATGAGCCGGTTCTGCCGGCTCTTGTGCGGATTACCATGGACGGCTCGATCATGATCGCCCGCCTGCCGGCCGCCCCCTCGCAGCCGGAGCCTGCGCCCGCCGAGGCCGGTGACGCTGAACAGCCGCCGCCGCCACCCGAAGCGGAGGGGCCGCAATGACCGCGCGGCGCGGCGTCATCCTGGTGGCGATTGTCGCCCTGCTGGGCGGACTGTCCGTGGTTGCAGCGCTGGCCGCGATGGCGGGGCAGGTGTCGTTGCGCGGCTCGCTGGCCGATCATGAGCAGGCGCGGCTGCGTCTGGCGCTGGAAAGCGCAGCGGCGCGTGCGGCTGTCGGCCTGACGCTTGAAGATGACGCCGCTCGCTGGGTCCCTGACGGACGGGCCTACACGGTCCGGATCGACGATGTAGACGTGACAGTCCGGGTCATCGCCGAGACCGGCCGGTTTGATCTCAATCAGGGCGATCCCGGCGTGTTACAGGCCTTGCTGGTTCGGCTCGGGGTCGAGTTTCGCCAGGCGTCTCGCGTGGCTCAGGGGCTCCAGGCGTGGCGCACGCCATCGCTCGACACCGTTGCGCGCTTTGATCCCGCCTATGCCGCCGCCGGCCTCGCGCAGCCCGGCCGCCGGCCTCTGCTGGCGCCAGAGGAATTCCGCCGCATTATCGGCGTGGACGGAGCGCTCTACGAGGCTGCCCGTCCTTATCTGACTGTGATTGGCGCCCCGGCGCCCGAGCCGGCCTTCGCGCCGCCCGAACTGCTGCTGGCCCTCGATCTGCCTGTGTCCCGGACGCGGCAAATTCTGGCGGCGCGGCGCGGGGGCGGCGGGCTCGCCAGCCAAGGCGAGACGCCGGTGACCGGGGGGCAAGTGGCTGTGTTCGCAGAGGCGCGGGCGCCGTCGGGCGCCGCCATGGCCCGGGAAATCGGGCTTGCCTTGATGGGAGCGAACGGGGAGTTTCAGATAACCTGGCGCAGGCCCATGAAGTTGGGCGAGGCCGGGGGCGTTCTGGAGGCGGATGCAGACCTATGACGACGCTGGGGACCCCATTGGCCTCGATGCTGTCCGCCTGGCGGGAGGATGTGGATTCGGCGGCCTTCGCCATGCCGCGGGTTCGCACGGTCCTTGAACGGCGGTGGCGCATCTTGCGGGTCGAAGTCGGCGGCATGCGCTATCTCGATACGCACGGCGCTGAGGCGGAAATCCCCAATGACCTGCCGGACAGCGAAGCGCGGGCGCACATCGCAGCCCTGTCCCGGTCCGGGCCCCTTGTCCTTCGCTTCGCCCAGCCGCTCGGATTTCGTACGGTGACGAAGTTCCCCGTCGCCGCAGCCTCGCATCTCGACGCCGCCGCCCGCCTGGCCTTGCCGCGCCTGTCGCCGCTGCCGCCTGCCAATGTGGTGCTGGCCATCGAACATCATCAGTCCGACCCCGACAACGAAAACTGGTTGCAGGTGCAATTGGCCATCGTGCGCAAGGATGTGCTTGAAACCTCGCTCCAACGCGCAGCTTCGCTGGGATTGGCTCCGGTTGCCACCGATCTGGAGGGCGCCGCGCCGCTTGGGGCGCCCAATTATGATTTGCGGACAGGCAAAAGAGGCGCGGGCGGCCACCGGTCCGTGTTCCGTTGGGCCATGGGGATCGCCGCGCTGGCCTTGATCGTGTCGGCGGCAGGCTGGGCGGATACGGCTCTGCGCCTGCAGCCGCAGCTGGATGAGCGGCGAGGCAGTCTGATCGCCGGCCCTGTCTCCGAGGCGGCCAATGCGCAGGCGCAGGTCAAGGCGTCAGCCGGATCGGCGACCGCGGCGATTGCCGACCTGTCGCGCCGCCTGCCCGACGGCGCCTATCTGACCGCGCTCGACTATCGCGATGGCGTATTGCGGATCAACGGCTTCGCCGCCGACGCGGCGGCGGCGTTGCGGGCGCTGGATGCATCGCCGGAGTTTGACGGCGCCGCCTTTGCCGGCGCCACGGTGCGCGACGATGGCAATGGGCTGGAGCGGTTCGAGATCGTCCTGTCTCATCGGCCCGGCGACGGAGCAGAATCATGACCCCTGCAACGCGCCGGATGCTATCCGTCACCGCCTGCGCGGTGATCGTGGTGGCCGCACTGGGTTCAGCCGGGGCTACGGCGGGCGCCTGGATGGGGACGAGGGCGGCGCTTTCGGCGACCGAACAACGTGCTCAATCAGCCGCATCGGCCGACCCGTCCCGTTTTCTCGCCAGCGGCGCAACGCGGGCCGAGGCCAGCGCGGAGCTCCAGGACCGGCTGGCCGTGGCCGCCCGGTCGGCAGGCGCATCGCTGACGCGGGTGCGGTTCTCCGCCGAGGACGCCGGCGAGCCGATCCGCATTTCGCTGGAGGTTGAAGCCGAAGGGGGGCTGGGCGAACTGGCGCGCTTTATCCACGCCGTAGAGGCGGCGCCTCCTGCGGTGGGCGTCACACGTATGCGGCTGGCCTCATCGGGTGAGGGGGGCCGGCTCGTCCTCACCGCTCAGGTGGAAGCACGCCGATACCCGCAGGTTTCGCCATGAATCGCCGCCAGGTCATTCTGTTCGGCGTTGCAGGCTTGCTCGCCGTGCTCGTCGCTCTGGACTATGCGCGGCGGTCGTACTGGGAGCAGCCGGAGCAGCCGGCTGTTTCGTCGCGCGTCGACGGCGCCCCGGTGGCTGACGCCGGCCCGTTTCTTCCAGACTTTGAGGCCTTTGATGTGATCGATCAGCGTCCGCTGTTTGCGGCGTCGCGCCGTCCGCCGCCCCGGACCCTGCAAGAGCCGTCCATGCCTGCGCCGGTGATGCGTGCGCAGGACGATGTCCGTCCGTCCTTCCTGATTTCCGGTGTGATCTCCGGTCCCGATGGCCTGACGGTGGTGCTGGTGCGCGAAGGGGGCGAAAGCCGCCGCATTTATGCCGGCGAAACCTTCAATGGCTGGCGGATCGACAGCGTGAATGCAGACAGTGTGATCGTGACCCAAGGCAATTCGCGATGGCGCTTGCCGGTGGGGCAAAGCGATTAAGGCGCAGTCGACGCGCTCGTCGAGCCTGTTTGTATTCAGACAGGGCTTCAGGCCTGGCTGGCCGCCCTGGCAGGGGTCTTCAGTTCCAACCCCCTCCGGCGCAGGAAGGGCGGCAGTCAGCCTTCGCTGGACTGGCTTTCGTGCTGGCGCAGGGCGTTCACAAGCGCCCTGAGATCGGCCTGCGCGCGTCGGGTTGCTTCAGCCATTTGTGCGTCTGATGCCGCTTCGGGCTGGGCCGCGTCGCCAGCGGGGCCGCGGTCAGGCGCTGCCGCCCCGGCCGCACCGCCGGTGGCGGATACAGGCGCCCCCGCGCCACGATCCTGCGTGTCGTCCTGCTCTGCGAACAGATAGGGCTGGACCTGATTTTGGAGCATGGCCGCCAGACGGGCCGTGTCTTCAGGCGAGGCCTCGAACGAGTCGGCGAGGCGCTGGGGCTCGGGCCGCTGGCTCGGGGTGGGGTCCGCGCCCATGCGGCCGGACAGAAGCACCAGGCGTTGACCGGACGTGTCCGCTGCGGCCGTCTCGTCATAGACGAGCACGTAGTCACGATCACGCAGCAGGGCCTGCAGCACGTGTTCCAAGGAGCCTTCAAGAGCGACATTGAAGACCCGCTCGCTCGCAAACCGCTCCGCGCCTGTGAGCGTGAAACCGGCCTGAGCGCCCAACCCATGCAGGACGTCACCCAGGCGCTGATCGTCTGCAGACACGCGCCAGACGCCGTCAGCCTGCTCAATGCGGATATCGTCATGGGCCGGCGCAGCCGCCAGCAGCAGCACCACACCGGCAGTCGCGATTGAATTGAGCATGTGCAAGTCCCTCGACTGGATCTGCAGGGAGCCAAAGCCCGCAAGCAGATACGTGACTGACCAAATTCGGCGCCCGTTGAGTATGGACGCTTATCCTGAACGAACCGGCGCGAGCGGCCAAGCCTGTGGCCATGTCCCGCCGTTCCGCCTGTCGTCCGTCTGACCGTTGCGCGTCCGCGGAGACCAGCACAACCCTTGGCCACGGGCTTCGGGTTGTGCTGACACGCGAGACGCTGGCCGCGTCAGTCGGAAAAGTTACTCCGACGTACGGACCGCGACGCTTGAGCCACCGACGAGGACGCCGCTGCCACCCGTATCGACGAAGCGGACCTCGATCCGGTTTGTGGCCGGGGCGAAAGCGATGGCCTGACCCTGGCCTTCGACCCGGATAGAGAAGGTTCGGATCGCATTTTGATCGAAGGGCGCAGTCACGCTGGCCGTTCTGGGCGAGAGGCAGACGCCCGTGTCCGGATTGGTTTCGCAGATCGACAGGTTCACCGGAAGGCCGTTAACAGTGGCTTCCGGCGAGACCTGAACCGCGGTCGACGGCGCCCCGATATTGATCGCGGAAACCGCAAACGCCGTCGCGCCACCGGCAGGCAGCACAGAGACGCCGGGTTGGCTGCCAATGGTCGCGGCAACCGAGATCAGATCGGGGACTTCATCAGCGGCAGATGTCAGCACCATGGTGTTGACGCCTTCGACCGTGAGAGCCGGCGCGATATTGGCGCAGGTGAACACCGGGGCAAACACTTCGCCATTGAAGGTCACGCCCGGATCGAAAGCGAATACAAAGCTTCTTGCGGCGCCCGGAGCGATCGGCACCTCAGGATCATTTGGACCAACCGGTTCGTTTGTCGACGGGTTTGTCTCGCGATAGGTGAACAGGCCAGGGAAGCCTGACGGAGGCGCAATAAGACAGTCGACGCCTGCATGATTGGCGCTCGCCGGATTGATGATGGTGGCGAAAGCCGTCGCCTGGTCTCCAATACGAATGGATCTTGCATTTGGGAGCACGGCGGCGCGCAGGCGGTGGTTTTCGACCGCGTCCAGCATGAAGTTGGCCCGGAGCATGCCCTGGGCTCCGTCAAATGCGACGAAGTAGGTCTGCCCGGCCTGGCCCTCGAAACGCACCACTGCCGGTGGGTGCGGTGACATGTCGGTAGCGGAGAAATCCTCCTCAGACGCATCGGAAACCACTTCTGTCAGATTGCCCGGGGCGCCTGAATACACGGCTATCCGCGTGGGTATCTGAGACCCGGTCGTGTCAATCACGGCGCTGGAGTTGATCTCGAAGTTCAGGCGGAACCACACGGACGCAAATGCGGCCGAGCCGGCGTGAGCCGGTTCGCCCGATTCCGCTGTGGCGCCGATAGTGGTCCAAAGCGACGATCCGCCGAGCGGGTCGTCAGCGCTGATCACCACCTCGACCGCGTCAGCAATGTTATCATTCGCCGGTGCGCTCATCTGGAGGAGGTTCAGAACGGCATTGCCAGTGTCCCCGTTATACCCGTCCACAGCGATGGCATAGGTTTCACCTGCCTCGGCGGTGAACTGGACGCAGCTAAACAAACCAGAACCCGCATCCGGACAGTCGTCATTCTGTGCGACCATCGTCAGACCGCCCACGTCTGAGCCTGTATAGACGGCAAGCGTGGTGTCAAAATCATTGTCGGCGACCTGGTCTCGCGCTGTATCCACGCGGATCGTCCCGTCTGCAGGCGCGCGCCAGCTCCACCAGACCGACGCTCCGCCCGCATTGTTTGCGTGATTGGGCTCGCCTGGTTCCTTGCTGGCGCCTTCATTACTGAATGACGTCTGCACCATCAGCCCGCTCAGGTGGAAAGCGTTTTCGAAGTCATCATTCGGAACAGGCGGGGGAGGCGGAGCCGTGACGGTCACGTACGCGGCGCGCGAAGTCGTGTCGCCTCCACCGGTGGTGAAGTTAATATTGCCGAAATACTCGCCTGCGGAGCCAAAGGCTGCTGCGTTCACGGACACTTGCACCGTGGTGGTAGCGCCGGGCGCCAGGCTGCCATTCGCGGTCAGGGCCGCATCCAGTCCGGATGCGGATGCGGGCGCCGGGCTGGTGAACTGCAGGAAGGCCGCATCGCTGCTGACGGTCCAGTTCAGGGTCGAACCGCCATTATTGCGAAGGGTGTATGTCCGGGTCCCGAAACTTCCTGGTTCATCCAACGCGCCTTCAGTTACGAAGAAGTCTGTCGGCGTCACGCCCATCACCCCGGCGTTCCCGCCGCCTTCCAGCATCTGGGCGGCCAGATCGACCCGGATCCGCGGTTGGGTGATGTTGTTGCTCGGGTTGGTCACCGGCGTGCCGGTCGCCTGCAGGGCGGCCAGCGCGTCGCCCACTGAGGCGCTAGGGAAGGCGTCGAACAGGAGCGCGAAGGCGCCCGCGGCATGCGGCGCGGCCATGGACGTCCCGGAGGCGCGCGTGGCGCGCGCCTCGCCGGAATCGTTGATGCTGTGGGTCGCCGCATCAATCGATTGCCCCGGCGCCAGCAAGGCGACCAGAGGCGACGAATTGGAGAAACTGGACAGGCTGTCGGTCTTGGTCGTCGACCCTGTTGCGATCGCCCCCGGGATACAGGCCGGCGCGCCGATGGAGTCGGAGAAACCGTCATTGCCAGATGCGATCACAGTCGCGACCCCGGCGTCTCTGAGATTATTGATCACGGTCGCTCGCGAGTCGCCCGGACAAGCGTCATAGAAGCGGCCGCCACCCAGGCTCATATTGATGACCCGCAGGTTCAGCGCGACGTGATTGGAGAACAGCCATTCCAGCGCCGAGACCTGGCTGGAGGTGAAAGACCGGGTGCAGGGCGGGGTCGTGGAGCCGCAAATGTCTGCATCGTCGAAACGTGTAAACACCTGCACGGCGATGATGTCGGAGTCGGGCGCCATGCCGGTCAGGTTTAGGCCGGGGGCGTTCGAGGCTTCGAATGTGGCGCCAGACGCGATGCCAGCCACGTGAGTGCCGTGGAAGCAGCCTGCGGCGCCTTCGCCCGGCGCATCAGCCTCGTTCTCGCAATTGTCACCCGCATCGACGCTTTCGGTGTCAATCGGACCGCCATTCGGGCAGAAGCTCGTTGCGTTCTGGCCGGCACTGGTGACCGAAAAGCAGACCGAGCCCGTGATGCGGTCGGCGAAGGCGGGGTGCTGGTGATCCACGCCTGTATCGAGAATCGCGACCCCGACCCCTGTGCCTGTCGTGCCGGCGTTGTGCAAAACCGTAGCGCCTGTCAGGGGCAGAGATTCCGCCATGATCGGATCAGACAGCTCGTCTTCGATGATGCGGGCCACGCGCGGAGACGCGGCAAGGCGTTCGATCTCTTCGCGGTTGAGGACCATCGCCGCGCCGGGTGTCATCACGAAACCAGGGTTGCCGTCATATCCCGGCAGGATGCGGGGCGCGTCGGAGCCGTCGGCATTCTTGGCCAGATCGGATGCAGAGACGCCGAAGGTCTCGCGTATCGCCTCATCACGAAATTGCGCCAGGTCGCCGATCTCATCTTCGTAGCGCGCCAGATTGCCATCAATCATCGGCGGCATGGAAAAGTCGAACATCACGATCACGTGGATCCGCTCGCCTCGTTCAAGCCGGCTCTCGGTCTGTTCAGAAAGTTCGATCGGCGCAGCAAGTGCGCTGCCAATCGACAGCACTGAAGCAATGAGGGCCAGTATGGCTGCACGGACAAACCCACGTGATGAGGTCATGACGCACCTTCGCTAAGTTGTTTTCGGAAGATTCCCCTAGTGTGCGGCAGTGCTACCGCGCGCCCAGGGCAATTGAAAGGAGAAACGAATGCGCATGCCGGATATCGGCGCGTCCAGAGACAGCGCGCGCAGCCCGGGAGCGCAGGTTGGCGAGCCTGGCTGCTGTGCCTCAGCCTTCTGGGCAACCGCAACGCTTTCGACTATGCCACCGGCATGGAGAGCATCCTGTTCATCACAGGCGCAAGACTGGATCACGCGGTATTCAATTCCGGCGTGCTGGACCACCTGGTGCGCACCCGCCCTGAAGCCCGCTTCACCCTTGTCTGCGGCCCGCAGGCGCAGGGGCTGATGGCGCAGACGCCGCGGCTGGAACGGCTGATTGTCGTGCGGCCGCGCCCTTTCGGGCTTCATGCGCCAGGCCTGTTGCGCCGTGTCATGTTTCGCCATTGGGATCTGATGGTGGACCTTGCGAGGTTACCTCTGACCCGCATGATTCCGGCCCGGCAGGTTGAAAGGCGGCGCGCCAGCAAAATTGTCGCGCACGCCGTGCGCGAGGCCGCCGGCGTGCTGCATCTGGAGCCTCCGCCCGCCCCGCGCCTCTACATACCGGGAGGCGCCCACGATAGCGCCGATGCACGGCTTCCACCCGGCGTCCCGATTCTGGGGGTGTCTCTGGCCGCGCGATATCCTGCCGCGGCCTGGCCCGAAGACCGGTTTGCCGAGCTGGCCCGGCGGCTGACTTCGCCCGGCGGGCCTATGGACGGCGCTGTGATCGCCGTGTTTGGCCCCTCCGGCTGCGATCACGATCGGGCGCCCATGCTGCAGACGCTGAAGGAAGGCGGCGCACTTGACCTGACGGATATGACGAACCTCAGCGAGATCGCCGCCTGCATGGCGCGCCTGCGCCTCTTCATCGGCAATGATTGCGGACCGCTGCATGTAGCGGCGGCTATGGGTGCGCCGGCGCTTGGCCTGTTCGGGCCGACCGACGAGCTGCGCCGCGGGCCGTTCGGGCTCGATTGTGCTGCGGTGCGCGGCCCAGCCGGCCATCTGGAGATCACAAGCGGTGTCAAATCCTGGCGGCGGCGCCCCAAGAGTTTGATGACGGATCTGACGGTGGACGCCGTCGCGGAAGCCGCCGCGCGCCTGCTGGCCAGAACCGGGCGCTGATTTGAGGACCAGTCCTCCGCTGAACGCTGCTGACCACAAGGGCACAGGTGACGCGGCATGGCATTTGCCGCGCGTAACCAGGCCCGGAGGCGGTGGACGTTCGGCTGCAGCGCCCGGCGCCGTGCCCTTGCAGGCCTGCGTACAGGTAAGCTAAGGGGTCTGGCGGGTTCCAGAGCGGCTGAATGCTGCACAATCTCAGCGGCTGCAGTCGAAGGGGACGGGCTTGAAAGGCATCATTCTGGCGGGCGGC
The window above is part of the Hyphomonadaceae bacterium ML37 genome. Proteins encoded here:
- a CDS encoding GspE/PulE family protein gives rise to the protein MAGAPDSRDWLERVLGLSVADQARARRLAAESGERLSRALRRLGAASDAAIADALAAHCGLERVHAEAFPPSPPPAGGAAPRFLAEVLAAPILEDETTITLAVADPTDPAGADGVRLASGKQVLLKVASVADIEAAHARWRGADPGGGLQSAIAAAAGESEADTDQLKDIASQAPVVRLVSDIVAEAQERRASDIHIEPFRDRLRLRFRIDGVLHDRPAPPPGLARLVASRIKILAGLDIAERRRPQDGRARLTLGGRAIDLRVATAPTAHGESVVIRLLEDRDSEVKLDDLGLTPGHRPVFERQLDAPYGLILVSGPTGSGKTTTLAAALDRLNVPGRKLVSIEDPVEYQIDGVNQIAVNPVIGLTFATALRSVLRHDPDVIVVGELRDRETAEIAVNAALTGHLVLATIHANTAAGAGPRLIDMGVDPSLLRSTLRLLIAQRLVRVLCTSCKVEVEPPKGLRRAFDAAGCPSCSQTGYRGRVGVFEFIETGADVRELLRDGVSAGEIERAARAAGASSILDDARAKIEAGITSPAEVFRVLGEV
- a CDS encoding type II secretion system F family protein; protein product: MPVYAVKAVRPDGTEETARIEAADEAAAVAAAASAGLTPFNVALATARPVARTTSRDRKLATRVARELSVLTAAGLSVEPALAALTRHAGDRRLKAAATGLLDDVRGGAALSEAFSARPGLFPPPFPEIAEAGEAGGALGRALGELADSREEMEAVSASIRGSLIYPAFLLVFTGLSVTALIVFILPPFERLFIDMGAPVPPLAATVFAIAGGLTAYAPVLLAAAVLGVLALRAGLSRPRVRLALDRWLITTPVIRLATRMMVAAQFCRVLALLLRNGLSAAPALRLAARAAGNTWAVHRLTEALAEVRAGRGFAERIEASDVLPMLAAELLSVGEEVGDLAPAAERLARFYETRVQNDARRAAQLIGPLVIILAGLVIGAVIVSILLALVSVSAVSF
- the gspG gene encoding type II secretion system major pseudopilin GspG, which codes for MNKHHRRRARRARAGFTLTELMVVLLILALLIALVTPNIIRYVGRARVQAAEAQMANFASALEMYRLEVGQYPNAAAGLGALISAPSDARNWAGPYLPGGRIPDDPWGNPYVYERASMDCFVIRSYGRDGVAGGTGEDEDIARSAC
- a CDS encoding prepilin-type N-terminal cleavage/methylation domain-containing protein, which produces MKISRAAPAREHRRSGYTLIELTVVLAIVALIVALVAPRLFMPSSAAEIRKAASMIDTAARMARADARMSGRDALVIIDLDAHTVEVAPRGQVRALPGAVEIEARVADSELVGRRAAVRFLPDGGATGGRFDIEHGRMRGSVNVDWITGKVGHAPAEQTQ
- a CDS encoding prepilin-type N-terminal cleavage/methylation domain-containing protein, which produces MRPLSRRNRSGFTLVEALVAMLVAAAGFVAIYQIYANAARSERAATEVAQGVRLAEALLAQVQLAAGDAQDGETDGWRWRVHASPAPAPYERQLLNLEAEVLAPSGRRISLAVERAATTQAPQ
- a CDS encoding general secretion pathway protein GspK, with the protein product MTARRGVILVAIVALLGGLSVVAALAAMAGQVSLRGSLADHEQARLRLALESAAARAAVGLTLEDDAARWVPDGRAYTVRIDDVDVTVRVIAETGRFDLNQGDPGVLQALLVRLGVEFRQASRVAQGLQAWRTPSLDTVARFDPAYAAAGLAQPGRRPLLAPEEFRRIIGVDGALYEAARPYLTVIGAPAPEPAFAPPELLLALDLPVSRTRQILAARRGGGGLASQGETPVTGGQVAVFAEARAPSGAAMAREIGLALMGANGEFQITWRRPMKLGEAGGVLEADADL